The bacterium genome has a segment encoding these proteins:
- the rplK gene encoding 50S ribosomal protein L11, with translation MKKIAAIVKLQIPAGKATPAPPVGPALGQHGVNIMEFCKSYNEKTARQVGTIVPVEITVFADRTFTFVMKTPPASVLLKKAAGLEKASGEPNKKKVGKVTKQQIREIAETKLTDLNTKDLDAAMRMIEGTARSMGIEVG, from the coding sequence ATGAAGAAGATTGCCGCCATCGTCAAACTGCAGATCCCCGCGGGGAAGGCCACCCCCGCCCCGCCGGTGGGGCCGGCGTTGGGCCAGCACGGCGTGAACATCATGGAGTTCTGCAAGTCCTACAACGAGAAGACGGCCAGGCAGGTGGGGACGATCGTCCCGGTGGAAATCACGGTCTTTGCCGACCGGACGTTCACCTTCGTCATGAAGACCCCCCCGGCTTCGGTGCTGCTGAAGAAGGCGGCGGGGCTGGAGAAGGCCTCCGGCGAGCCCAATAAAAAGAAGGTCGGGAAGGTGACCAAACAGCAGATCCGGGAGATCGCGGAAACGAAGCTCACGGATCTGAACACCAAGGACCTCGACGCGGCCATGCGCATGATCGAAGGCACGGCGCGGAGCATGGGGATCGAGGTCGGCTAA
- the rplA gene encoding 50S ribosomal protein L1: protein MAMHGKRYREAAKLIGEGQAYDPQAAIAIIKQMPGTKFDQTVEVDIRLGIDSKQADQQVRGTVVLPHGTGKTVRLLVFAKGEKVKEAQEAGADYVGLEEFVEKIQGGWLEFDVAAAAPDVMNVVGRLGRVLGPRGLMPNPKAGTVTFDLARAVKEIKAGKIEYRVDKFGILHVPVGKLSFAEPSLLENFTVLLTAILRAKPASSKGQYLRSISLSATMSPGIAIDPAKVSSLATAGAA, encoded by the coding sequence ATGGCCATGCACGGGAAGCGCTACCGAGAGGCGGCGAAGCTGATCGGCGAAGGGCAGGCGTACGATCCGCAGGCCGCCATCGCGATCATCAAGCAAATGCCCGGCACGAAGTTTGACCAGACGGTCGAGGTCGATATCCGCCTCGGGATCGACTCGAAGCAGGCGGATCAGCAGGTGCGGGGCACGGTCGTCCTGCCCCACGGGACGGGCAAGACCGTCCGCCTCCTGGTGTTCGCGAAGGGCGAGAAGGTGAAGGAAGCCCAGGAGGCCGGCGCCGACTACGTCGGGCTCGAGGAGTTCGTGGAGAAGATCCAGGGGGGCTGGCTCGAGTTTGATGTGGCCGCCGCGGCCCCCGACGTCATGAACGTGGTCGGCCGACTCGGCCGCGTGCTCGGCCCGCGGGGGCTGATGCCGAACCCCAAGGCAGGAACGGTCACCTTTGATCTGGCGCGGGCCGTGAAGGAGATCAAGGCCGGGAAGATCGAGTACCGCGTCGACAAGTTCGGCATCCTCCACGTGCCGGTGGGCAAGCTCTCCTTCGCGGAGCCGTCGCTGCTGGAGAACTTCACGGTGCTGCTGACCGCGATCCTCCGGGCAAAGCCGGCCTCCAGCAAGGGGCAGTACCTTCGAAGCATCAGCCTCTCCGCCACGATGAGCCCGGGCATCGCGATCGATCCGGCCAAGGTCTCGTCGCTGGCCACGGCGGGGGCGGCGTAG
- the rplJ gene encoding 50S ribosomal protein L10 has translation MANPRPEKVAMVEELEQRLRGASIVILTDYRGLTVAEIGALRGRLRDANVDYRVAKNTLLALAAERCGLPALAGFLTGPTAVVFGRDDPGVPARVLQEFIRQYRKLEIKGGVLGGQALDADEVRTLATLPSRGELLSRAIGMIQAPLRAVVMTLNAPARGLVQALDALRIKREPERPAASAADAGDPGGGEPAAPGTEAPAAEDGGAAAPAATGQTDQ, from the coding sequence ATGGCGAATCCGAGGCCGGAAAAGGTCGCGATGGTGGAGGAACTGGAGCAGCGGCTTCGTGGGGCGTCCATCGTCATCCTCACCGACTACCGGGGGCTGACCGTCGCGGAGATCGGGGCGCTCCGGGGACGGCTGCGGGACGCGAATGTCGACTACCGGGTGGCCAAGAACACGCTGCTCGCGCTCGCGGCCGAGCGGTGCGGGCTCCCCGCCCTCGCCGGCTTCCTGACCGGCCCGACCGCGGTGGTATTTGGGCGCGACGACCCGGGGGTGCCGGCGCGCGTGCTCCAGGAGTTCATCCGGCAGTACCGGAAGCTGGAGATCAAAGGCGGGGTCCTGGGAGGTCAGGCCCTCGACGCGGACGAGGTTCGGACCCTCGCCACGCTGCCCAGCCGCGGCGAATTGCTGAGCCGGGCGATCGGCATGATCCAGGCGCCCCTGCGGGCGGTCGTGATGACATTGAACGCGCCGGCGCGCGGGCTGGTGCAAGCCCTGGACGCCCTTCGCATCAAGCGGGAGCCCGAGCGCCCCGCCGCTTCGGCGGCAGACGCCGGGGACCCCGGAGGGGGCGAGCCTGCGGCGCCCGGCACGGAAGCGCCGGCCGCGGAGGACGGGGGGGCGGCGGCACCCGCGGCGACCGGTCAGACCGATCAATAA
- the rplL gene encoding 50S ribosomal protein L7/L12, producing the protein MAEKMTIDQIVDGIGDLSALDLSKLVKALEEKFGVSAAAPMMAMVAAGGAAGAGAAAAVEEQTEFDAILKAVGDKKIQVIKVVRELTGLGLKEAKDLVDGAPKPVKEKVAKQEAEAIKAKLTEVGATVEVK; encoded by the coding sequence ATGGCAGAGAAGATGACCATTGACCAGATCGTTGATGGGATCGGCGACCTGTCCGCCCTGGATCTGTCGAAGCTGGTGAAGGCGCTGGAGGAGAAGTTCGGCGTCAGCGCCGCGGCGCCGATGATGGCGATGGTCGCTGCGGGCGGCGCGGCGGGGGCGGGCGCGGCCGCCGCGGTCGAGGAGCAGACCGAGTTCGACGCCATCCTCAAGGCGGTCGGCGACAAGAAGATCCAGGTCATCAAGGTGGTCCGCGAACTCACCGGCCTCGGCCTGAAAGAAGCCAAGGATCTGGTCGACGGCGCGCCCAAGCCGGTGAAGGAGAAGGTGGCCAAGCAAGAGGCCGAGGCGATCAAGGCCAAGCTCACCGAGGTCGGCGCCACGGTCGAGGTCAAGTAG
- the rpoB gene encoding DNA-directed RNA polymerase subunit beta — MKGKVASPKGRTKSVAGKKGARIKPGAVRLVAKEFARARLQRVAPPGERKRRPRIMRTILLDTKTERAPVALFQAPPPAAPSHTGVRTLKGVGEVKVTRYGKRSRVSFAKIPSVLDAPNMIEIQRESFKWFLREGIREVFEEVSPIKDFTGNLELHFAVGRRRSRTPQEDEHGDMHLEFDGYRLEQLKYSVDECRERDYNYSAALKVQVRLVIKETGEIKEQEVFMGDFPLMTEQGTFVINGAERVVVSQLVRSPGVYYSMAPDTNGRLLPAATVIPHRGAWLELEVDANGVIFVRIDRTRKLPVTVLLRALGYANDEDILKLYGSDKAVQATLHKDDTKTTEEALLGIYRRLRPGDPPTIESARTLLNTLFFDPRRYDLGRVGRYKLDKKLGLKPAPAGTADARVIKSKDIVEIVRYLIELHNGEGKPDDIDHLGNRRVRSVGELLQNQFRIGMLRMERVIRERMTIQDAGAITPQVLINIRPVVAAIKEFFGSSQLSQFMDQTNPLAELTHKRRLSALGPGGLSRERAGFEVRDVHTSHYGRMCPIETPEGPNIGLISSLATFARVNPYGFIETPYRKVKDARVSRSIEYLTADDEEKHTIAQANAKINQDGKLTESRVTARRGSAIVLVPPDKIDYMDVSPKQIVSIATALIPFLEHDDSNRALMGSNMQRQAVPLLRTEAPLVGTGMEYRAAIDSGAVVVAREAGVVDSVMGDAIVIKPDRGKERTYKLVKFQRSNQGTCINQRPIVEAGEHVDAGDVIADGPCTDQGEMALGHNVLVAFMPWEGYNYEDAILISERLIKKDLFTSIHIEEYEVEARDTKLGPEEITRDIPNVGEEALRDLDEAGIVRIGAEVRSGDILVGKVTPKGETELTAEERLLRAIFGEKAREVRDTSLKVPHGEKGKVVAVKVFTREAGDELSPGVNELVRVYVAQKRKITVGDKMAGRHGNKGVVSKILPPEEMPYLPDGTPVDIVLNPLGVPSRMNVGQVLETHLGWAAALLGFHAESPVFDGPREDEIREMLKKASKTDEGARVGIGETGKTTLYDGRSGEKFAQPVTVGQIYMMKLLHLVEDKIHARSTGPYSLITQQPLGGKAQFGGQRFGEMEVWALEAYGSANTLQELLTVKSDDVVGRVKTYEAIVKGENIQEPGVPESFKVLVKELHSLCLDVKVLSEDQKEIELKEIEEDIAETARALGINLEGEEALVEEY; from the coding sequence GTGAAGGGGAAAGTCGCATCGCCCAAGGGCAGGACGAAGAGCGTGGCGGGGAAGAAGGGCGCCCGGATCAAGCCGGGTGCGGTTCGCCTTGTGGCCAAGGAGTTCGCGCGCGCGCGGCTCCAACGCGTGGCGCCCCCGGGCGAGCGCAAGCGTCGCCCGCGCATCATGCGCACCATTCTGCTGGACACGAAGACGGAGCGGGCGCCGGTCGCCCTCTTTCAGGCTCCGCCGCCGGCCGCCCCGTCGCACACCGGGGTCCGCACGCTCAAAGGGGTCGGTGAGGTCAAGGTGACCCGGTACGGGAAGCGCAGCCGGGTGAGCTTCGCCAAGATCCCGAGCGTGCTCGATGCCCCCAACATGATCGAGATCCAGCGTGAGTCCTTCAAGTGGTTCCTGCGGGAGGGGATCCGGGAGGTGTTCGAAGAGGTCTCCCCGATCAAGGACTTTACCGGGAACCTCGAGCTCCACTTCGCGGTGGGGCGCCGGCGGTCCCGGACCCCGCAGGAGGACGAGCACGGCGATATGCACTTGGAGTTCGACGGGTACCGGCTGGAACAGCTCAAGTACTCCGTCGACGAGTGCCGGGAGCGCGACTACAACTACAGCGCCGCCCTGAAGGTTCAAGTCCGCCTGGTGATCAAGGAGACCGGCGAGATCAAGGAGCAGGAAGTCTTCATGGGGGACTTCCCGCTCATGACCGAGCAGGGGACCTTCGTGATCAACGGGGCCGAGCGGGTGGTGGTCAGCCAGCTCGTGCGCTCGCCCGGCGTCTACTACAGCATGGCCCCCGATACTAACGGCCGCCTGCTCCCCGCCGCGACCGTGATTCCCCACCGGGGGGCCTGGCTCGAGCTCGAGGTCGACGCCAACGGGGTGATCTTCGTCCGCATCGACCGGACCCGGAAGCTGCCGGTGACGGTCCTGCTGCGGGCCCTCGGCTACGCGAACGACGAGGATATCCTCAAGCTGTACGGGAGCGACAAAGCGGTCCAAGCGACGCTGCACAAGGACGACACCAAGACGACGGAGGAAGCGCTGCTCGGCATCTACCGCCGCCTCCGCCCCGGCGATCCGCCGACGATCGAGAGCGCCCGCACCCTGCTCAACACGCTGTTCTTCGACCCACGGCGGTATGACCTCGGCCGGGTCGGCCGCTACAAGCTGGACAAGAAGCTGGGACTGAAGCCCGCCCCCGCGGGAACGGCCGATGCCCGGGTGATCAAGTCCAAGGACATCGTCGAGATCGTCCGCTATCTCATCGAGTTGCACAACGGCGAAGGCAAGCCGGACGACATCGACCATCTCGGGAACCGTCGGGTGCGCTCGGTGGGCGAGCTTCTCCAGAACCAGTTCCGGATCGGGATGCTGCGCATGGAGCGGGTGATCCGGGAGCGGATGACGATCCAGGACGCCGGGGCGATCACCCCGCAGGTGCTGATCAACATCCGCCCGGTCGTCGCGGCGATCAAGGAGTTCTTCGGGTCGAGCCAGCTGTCGCAGTTCATGGACCAGACCAACCCCCTGGCCGAGCTCACCCACAAGCGCCGTCTGTCGGCGCTCGGCCCGGGCGGGCTCAGCCGCGAGCGGGCCGGGTTCGAGGTGCGCGACGTGCACACCTCGCACTACGGGCGGATGTGCCCGATCGAGACGCCGGAGGGACCGAACATCGGGCTGATCTCGTCGCTCGCCACCTTTGCCCGGGTCAACCCCTACGGGTTCATCGAAACCCCGTACCGCAAGGTGAAGGACGCACGGGTGAGCCGGTCGATCGAGTACCTGACCGCGGACGACGAGGAGAAGCACACGATCGCCCAGGCCAACGCGAAGATCAACCAGGACGGCAAGTTGACCGAGTCCCGGGTGACGGCCCGGCGCGGCAGCGCGATCGTGTTGGTTCCGCCCGACAAGATCGACTACATGGACGTGTCGCCGAAGCAGATCGTGAGCATCGCCACGGCGCTGATTCCGTTCCTCGAGCACGACGACTCGAATCGGGCGCTGATGGGGTCCAACATGCAGCGCCAGGCCGTGCCCCTCCTGCGCACCGAGGCGCCGCTGGTCGGCACCGGCATGGAGTACCGGGCCGCGATTGACTCCGGGGCGGTCGTGGTGGCGCGCGAGGCCGGGGTGGTCGACAGCGTGATGGGCGACGCCATCGTCATCAAGCCCGACCGGGGCAAGGAGCGCACGTACAAGCTGGTCAAATTCCAGCGCAGCAACCAGGGCACGTGCATCAACCAGCGCCCCATCGTCGAGGCCGGCGAGCACGTGGACGCCGGGGATGTGATCGCGGACGGCCCGTGTACGGACCAGGGGGAGATGGCGCTCGGCCACAACGTGCTGGTCGCGTTCATGCCCTGGGAAGGCTACAACTACGAGGACGCGATCCTGATCAGCGAACGGCTGATCAAGAAGGACCTGTTCACGAGCATCCACATCGAGGAGTATGAGGTGGAGGCCCGGGACACCAAGCTGGGGCCGGAAGAGATCACGCGGGACATCCCCAATGTGGGCGAGGAGGCGCTGCGCGACCTCGACGAAGCGGGGATCGTGCGCATCGGCGCCGAGGTCCGCAGCGGGGACATCCTGGTGGGCAAGGTGACCCCCAAGGGTGAGACCGAGCTCACCGCCGAGGAGCGGCTGCTGCGGGCGATCTTCGGCGAGAAGGCCCGCGAAGTCCGCGACACCTCGCTCAAGGTCCCCCACGGCGAGAAGGGCAAGGTCGTCGCGGTGAAGGTGTTCACCCGGGAAGCCGGCGATGAGCTCAGCCCCGGCGTCAACGAGCTCGTGCGCGTCTACGTCGCCCAGAAGCGCAAGATCACCGTGGGCGACAAGATGGCCGGGCGCCACGGCAACAAGGGCGTGGTGAGCAAGATCCTGCCGCCGGAGGAGATGCCGTATCTCCCCGACGGGACCCCGGTGGACATCGTGCTCAACCCGCTCGGGGTGCCGTCCCGGATGAACGTCGGGCAGGTGCTGGAGACGCACCTGGGGTGGGCCGCGGCGCTCCTCGGCTTCCACGCGGAGAGCCCGGTCTTCGACGGCCCGCGCGAGGACGAGATCCGCGAGATGCTGAAGAAGGCGTCCAAGACCGACGAGGGCGCCCGGGTCGGGATCGGTGAGACCGGCAAGACGACCCTGTACGACGGCCGCTCGGGCGAGAAGTTCGCGCAGCCGGTGACGGTCGGACAGATCTACATGATGAAGCTGCTCCATCTCGTCGAGGACAAGATCCACGCGCGGTCCACCGGCCCGTACTCGCTCATCACCCAGCAGCCGCTCGGCGGCAAGGCACAGTTCGGCGGCCAGCGGTTCGGCGAGATGGAGGTCTGGGCGCTCGAGGCGTACGGCTCGGCGAATACGCTGCAGGAGCTGCTCACCGTGAAATCGGACGACGTCGTCGGCCGGGTGAAAACCTACGAGGCGATCGTCAAGGGCGAGAACATCCAGGAACCCGGGGTGCCGGAGTCCTTCAAGGTGCTGGTCAAGGAGCTGCACAGCCTCTGCCTGGACGTCAAGGTCCTGAGCGAGGATCAGAAGGAGATCGAGCTCAAGGAGATCGAGGAAGACATCGCCGAGACCGCGCGCGCCCTGGGGATCAACCTGGAAGGCGAAGAGGCGCTGGTCGAGGAGTATTAG